Sequence from the Burkholderiales bacterium genome:
TAGGAGCGCCGACCGCCGCCAATGCGTTGAATCAAGGGTCGCGCAATCGCGTCAGCTCGAACTCTTCGAACATCGGCTTCCGCGGGACGGAAGATCTCGGCGGCGGCTTGAAAGCGATTTTCCAGCTCGAATCGAGCACCAACATCGATGCCGGCGGCGGCAATTTCGGCGGTCGTAATTCCAATGTTGGTTTGACGGGACCATGGGGTACGGTGTTTTACGGCCTGTGGGATACGCCATACAAATTCATAAGCCTGCGCCAGATGGCTTTTACGGCACCAGCATAGCGGCGGGCAACACCATACTCGGCAGCCCCGGTTTTGGAGTGGGAAACACCACGCAGAGCGGACGGGTCGGGGTGACTGGCGTGCAGGCGGTCGCGGGCGGCGTGCCGATTCCAGGCGTTTTCACGACCCCTGCCGTGTCCGGCGCACCCGATGCGACGTTCGACCGCCGCCAGGGCAACAGCGTGCAGTACTGGACGCCGTCGCTGAAAGGTTTTTCGGGCCGGATTGCGTATTCCGCCAACGAACAAAAATCCGCCAACGAACTGACGCCCAATATCAATCCGTACATCGGTTCGATCGCCGCAAAGTACGAAATCGGTCCGATCTACGCTGCGCTAGCCTACGAGCGCCACGAGGATTATTTCGGACTGTTCGGCCTCACCGGCAATGCCCTGCAGGGACCGTCGGCGACGAACGCAAGTT
This genomic interval carries:
- a CDS encoding porin; its protein translation is MGYAIQIHKPAPDGFYGTSIAAGNTILGSPGFGVGNTTQSGRVGVTGVQAVAGGVPIPGVFTTPAVSGAPDATFDRRQGNSVQYWTPSLKGFSGRIAYSANEQKSANELTPNINPYIGSIAAKYEIGPIYAALAYERHEDYFGLFGLTGNALQGPSATNASSRDTGYKAGVGYTFLKTTTVNVVAERLEYETSQTLPGAVNEYNREAIYVSVLHKIGPGTIRASFGKGFSGDCKASGAACSTAGLAAKAAAIGYSHSFSKRTDVYALYIYIDNDALASYNFGFNPLNPAGVGSDPSGLGIGIRHTF
- a CDS encoding porin is translated as MRFAQGSNVVIYGTFNADFENVERDGATAAGSAGNNLVGAPTAANALNQGSRNRVSSNSSNIGFRGTEDLGGGLKAIFQLESSTNIDAGGGNFGGRNSNVGLTGPWGTVFYGLWDTPYKFISLRQMAFTAPA